Proteins encoded by one window of Enterococcus saccharolyticus subsp. saccharolyticus:
- a CDS encoding ribosomal-processing cysteine protease Prp, with protein MIKGTFKRNTSGRIVSYEISGHANAGEYGNDIVCAAVSALAISAVNGIEALAGIQPILDVNHEEGGYLYVEVPADMTQEQMNIVQILLENLLLGLQAVQEENSEYIQINTQL; from the coding sequence ATGATTAAAGGAACATTTAAACGCAATACTTCTGGAAGAATCGTTTCGTACGAGATTTCAGGACATGCAAATGCTGGAGAGTACGGGAATGATATTGTTTGTGCAGCCGTTTCGGCCTTAGCAATTAGCGCGGTGAATGGGATTGAAGCCTTAGCGGGTATTCAACCAATTCTCGATGTTAATCATGAAGAAGGTGGCTACTTATACGTAGAAGTACCTGCTGATATGACGCAAGAACAAATGAATATCGTGCAAATTCTATTAGAGAATTTGCTACTAGGTCTTCAAGCTGTTCAAGAAGAGAATAGCGAATATATCCAAATTAACACACAATTATAA
- the rpmA gene encoding 50S ribosomal protein L27, with protein sequence MLMKMNLQLFAHKKGGGSTSNGRDSESKRLGAKRADGQTVTGGSILYRQRGTKIYPGVNVGIGGDDTLFAKVDGVVRFERKGRDKKQVSVYPVAQEA encoded by the coding sequence ATGTTGATGAAAATGAATTTACAATTATTCGCCCACAAAAAAGGTGGCGGTTCTACATCTAACGGACGTGACTCTGAATCTAAACGTTTAGGCGCTAAACGTGCAGACGGTCAAACTGTTACAGGTGGTTCAATCCTTTATCGCCAACGCGGTACTAAAATCTACCCAGGCGTAAACGTAGGTATTGGTGGAGACGATACTTTATTTGCTAAAGTTGACGGCGTAGTACGTTTTGAACGTAAAGGTCGCGACAAAAAACAAGTATCTGTATACCCAGTAGCTCAAGAAGCTTAA
- a CDS encoding SIMPL domain-containing protein, whose amino-acid sequence MGKLVTVKGIGHVSIAPDTVSVFLQVITVHADYAQAIQAAKEKIAQLENVITAQDFSGKSLKTHSFSVDVKEKSELKEDVWQTEQIGYEVSQTVELQFPIDQNRLKKLLANIAETKVQPVISLQFTVKNRLALQKQLLENATSDARYQAEVLAQASNVVLGELVEINHSPTNQQTFLSPVTFQTESRQVALPTIHPAMIEETIEVNFCWKLKNK is encoded by the coding sequence GTGGGAAAATTAGTGACAGTCAAAGGGATTGGTCATGTGTCTATAGCACCTGATACAGTGAGTGTCTTTTTACAGGTGATAACTGTACATGCAGACTATGCGCAAGCAATTCAAGCAGCAAAAGAAAAAATTGCTCAATTAGAAAATGTCATTACGGCACAGGATTTTTCTGGTAAATCATTGAAGACACATTCATTTTCAGTCGATGTAAAAGAAAAAAGCGAATTAAAAGAAGATGTTTGGCAAACAGAACAAATTGGCTATGAAGTGAGTCAAACGGTTGAATTACAATTTCCGATTGATCAAAACCGTTTGAAAAAATTGTTAGCGAATATTGCTGAAACGAAAGTGCAACCAGTGATTTCACTGCAATTTACTGTGAAAAATCGGTTGGCGTTACAAAAACAACTACTGGAAAATGCAACAAGTGATGCGCGTTATCAAGCAGAAGTACTCGCCCAAGCTTCAAATGTAGTGTTAGGGGAGCTGGTGGAGATTAATCATAGTCCAACCAATCAACAGACGTTTCTTTCACCAGTTACATTTCAAACAGAAAGCCGTCAAGTTGCGCTACCAACGATTCATCCCGCAATGATTGAAGAAACAATTGAAGTGAATTTTTGCTGGAAATTAAAAAATAAATAG
- a CDS encoding diacylglycerol/lipid kinase family protein, whose amino-acid sequence MTKALLIVNPSSGGEEAKKYEDQATEKLHSLFDEVIVKHTEEAGDAIDFAKEAAQEKIDSVFAMGGDGTVNEAISGLAEEEFRPNFGFFPLGTVNDLARALNLPLDPEEAIANLDLTRTKSLDVGKLNDQYFMNVVAIGRIPESINDVDVEDKTKFGKLAYFISGIKNVIGTESYDFELTIDGEAQAVTSTTIIIGLTNSVGGFEQLLSDAQVDDGKMHLLYLKDESLLDTVKSLPDLLTGVKETTDNVGYVTFTKGTIAVKEKTLVTNVDGDEGPELPIDVAVLPGHLTVYAGKAND is encoded by the coding sequence ATGACAAAAGCCTTATTAATTGTAAATCCAAGTTCAGGTGGAGAAGAAGCAAAGAAATATGAAGACCAAGCAACAGAAAAATTACACTCTTTATTTGATGAAGTAATTGTAAAACATACCGAAGAAGCAGGAGACGCAATTGATTTTGCCAAGGAAGCTGCCCAAGAAAAAATCGACAGTGTCTTTGCAATGGGAGGCGATGGGACAGTTAATGAAGCAATCAGTGGGTTAGCTGAAGAAGAATTCCGTCCGAATTTTGGTTTCTTTCCGCTAGGTACAGTGAATGATTTAGCGCGAGCATTAAATTTACCGTTAGATCCTGAAGAAGCCATTGCGAATTTAGATCTTACACGTACGAAATCATTGGATGTAGGTAAATTGAATGATCAATATTTTATGAATGTGGTAGCTATTGGTAGGATTCCAGAATCGATTAACGATGTGGATGTAGAAGATAAAACAAAATTTGGGAAACTAGCCTATTTTATTTCAGGAATCAAAAATGTTATTGGAACAGAATCGTATGATTTTGAATTAACGATTGATGGTGAAGCACAAGCAGTCACTAGCACAACGATTATTATTGGGTTAACTAACTCTGTTGGTGGATTTGAGCAATTATTATCGGATGCACAAGTCGATGATGGTAAGATGCACTTACTATATCTGAAAGATGAAAGCTTATTAGATACCGTAAAAAGCTTGCCAGATTTATTAACAGGTGTCAAAGAAACAACAGATAACGTAGGGTATGTAACATTTACCAAAGGAACAATTGCTGTGAAAGAAAAAACACTGGTAACCAATGTTGACGGAGACGAAGGTCCAGAATTACCAATCGATGTTGCAGTGTTACCTGGACATTTAACGGTGTATGCAGGAAAAGCGAATGACTAA
- a CDS encoding GNAT family N-acetyltransferase: protein MTNLFIRPATSLDAAKLLAIYAPYVEKTTITFEYTVPTVAEFSQRVQQTLEKYPYLVAETKDGDLLGYAYAGAYNKRAAYDWAVETTVYVKENCPIKGVGTQLYQALEQTLARQHVVQLLACITAGNQRSEQFHQKFGYQYVGKYAKVGFKFDRWCDVVWMQKTLNEPTIPPQPIIPFSTLDEQTR, encoded by the coding sequence ATGACTAATCTTTTCATTCGACCAGCAACGAGCTTGGATGCAGCAAAATTACTGGCAATTTATGCGCCTTACGTAGAAAAAACAACGATTACATTTGAATATACTGTCCCAACAGTTGCAGAATTTTCACAACGTGTTCAGCAAACACTTGAAAAATACCCGTATTTAGTTGCAGAAACAAAAGACGGTGATCTTCTTGGCTATGCGTATGCAGGAGCTTATAACAAACGTGCCGCCTATGATTGGGCTGTTGAAACAACGGTTTATGTTAAAGAAAATTGTCCGATAAAAGGTGTAGGAACACAACTATATCAAGCACTAGAACAAACCTTAGCTCGTCAACATGTAGTGCAATTATTAGCGTGTATTACTGCGGGAAATCAAAGAAGTGAGCAATTTCATCAAAAATTTGGTTACCAATACGTAGGCAAATATGCAAAAGTTGGGTTTAAGTTTGATCGATGGTGTGATGTGGTGTGGATGCAAAAAACGTTGAATGAACCAACGATTCCACCACAACCAATTATTCCATTTTCAACCCTTGATGAACAAACAAGATAG
- a CDS encoding sigma-54-dependent transcriptional regulator, with protein sequence MERIYQYIVDLENESSGVEKVTVTTAEIAGALHIQRSNVSKDLNQLVREGRLLKLEGRPVGYTLAATIHNVQEKYVPSYKETRQPREKRKPQRVSQLLSARDIFSRIIGMNGSMKNAGEQAKAAILYPPRGLNCLITGPTGSGKTFFAHAMFQFAKANQVIAQEKEMIVFNCADYANNPELLMSHLFGYVKGAFTGADTEKLGVIDQADGSMLFLDEIHRLPPEGQEMIFYFMDHGSYSRLGETGKNHFADVRIVGATTEDPNSALLDTFVRRIPINIQMPSFEKRPANEKLDLVKVMMSHEASRIQRTISLTEDVVKALIGSVSFGNIGQLKSNVQLVCARGFLNHMHQSQIDISLDDVPEGIRSGLIMLANKREILMELSHSLEPKIVIQPNEDILNIQSDSYELPYNLYDIIGDKAALLKADGVDQEAINHFISTDINVHLKSFYKDHGFSFHADNKLSEFVDQKIIELTNRIYTMVRNRLNYDFQQNFVYAMSLHISSFLKKIQLGETRHTNDNIREMVADYPEEFKVAQEIRQFIGESFHVTIPESEEYYLAVLLVSLKNSSAEGKIGVVVAAHGNSTATSMVDVVKQLLGIEQVAAVDMSLDMPPKIALEKMKQAVLTVNEGSGVLLLVDMGSLVTFNAEIQRETGVFVRTIDMVTTPIVLEAVRKASVLGTSLEELYESLENFRGYSRLEEFPHAGIQPHLPRGILAICASGEGTAQQIKETIQRALAKKRIADIEILTLSVVDLKEKVPQIQKKYDLIATTGVIDPKLPVPFISLESFVTQDTDELIDRLLTGNQLLAETVSMNQEQTKQVCIEFLENNYTFLNPKKMIEPLWQFTSDIMNNWHIASEEKGFRINFLLHAAGILERVLLNQPLSTTNEEVHWLQASEDYEQLHVHVQSLGRTLNLMIPLAEEYYLLAMIHRQTKEKN encoded by the coding sequence ATGGAAAGAATTTATCAATATATTGTCGATTTAGAAAATGAATCTTCCGGTGTAGAAAAAGTTACAGTAACCACTGCTGAAATTGCTGGAGCACTTCACATTCAACGAAGCAATGTAAGTAAAGATTTGAATCAACTGGTGCGTGAAGGTCGTTTACTTAAATTAGAGGGGCGTCCAGTCGGCTATACACTAGCAGCTACGATTCACAATGTACAGGAAAAATACGTCCCAAGTTATAAAGAAACAAGGCAACCGCGGGAAAAAAGAAAACCACAACGCGTATCCCAACTTTTGTCAGCAAGAGATATTTTCTCACGTATTATTGGGATGAACGGTAGTATGAAAAATGCTGGGGAGCAAGCCAAAGCGGCGATTTTGTATCCACCGCGTGGGTTGAATTGTTTAATTACTGGACCCACTGGCTCAGGGAAGACTTTTTTTGCTCATGCGATGTTTCAATTTGCTAAAGCGAATCAAGTGATTGCCCAAGAGAAAGAAATGATTGTTTTTAATTGTGCTGATTACGCCAATAATCCCGAGTTATTGATGAGTCATTTATTTGGATATGTTAAAGGTGCGTTTACGGGTGCCGATACAGAGAAACTAGGCGTGATTGATCAAGCTGATGGTAGTATGCTCTTTTTAGATGAAATACATCGCTTGCCACCAGAAGGTCAAGAAATGATTTTTTATTTTATGGATCACGGTTCTTATAGCCGTTTAGGTGAAACGGGGAAAAATCATTTTGCAGATGTGCGAATTGTAGGCGCAACGACAGAAGACCCTAATTCAGCTTTATTAGATACATTTGTGCGTCGGATTCCGATTAATATTCAAATGCCTTCGTTTGAAAAGCGACCTGCCAATGAAAAATTAGATTTGGTCAAAGTGATGATGTCCCATGAAGCGAGTCGCATTCAGCGAACGATTTCGTTAACCGAAGATGTAGTTAAAGCACTTATTGGTAGTGTTAGTTTTGGAAATATTGGACAATTAAAATCTAACGTCCAATTGGTTTGTGCTCGTGGTTTTTTAAATCATATGCACCAGTCACAAATTGATATAAGCTTAGATGATGTACCAGAAGGAATTCGATCTGGTTTGATTATGTTAGCAAATAAACGTGAAATCTTAATGGAATTGTCGCATAGTTTGGAACCGAAAATTGTGATTCAACCAAATGAAGACATTTTAAACATTCAATCTGATTCCTATGAATTACCTTACAATTTGTACGATATTATTGGAGATAAAGCAGCTTTGTTGAAAGCGGATGGTGTCGATCAAGAAGCTATTAACCATTTTATTTCAACGGACATTAACGTCCATTTGAAATCATTTTATAAAGACCACGGATTTTCTTTCCATGCAGATAATAAATTAAGTGAGTTTGTCGATCAAAAGATTATTGAATTAACGAATCGGATTTATACGATGGTTCGTAATCGTTTGAATTATGATTTTCAACAAAATTTTGTCTATGCGATGAGTTTACACATTAGTTCGTTTTTGAAAAAAATTCAATTAGGTGAAACGAGACACACGAATGACAATATTCGTGAAATGGTTGCGGATTATCCAGAAGAATTTAAAGTGGCGCAAGAAATTCGCCAGTTTATAGGTGAATCATTTCATGTGACAATTCCAGAAAGTGAAGAGTATTATCTAGCAGTATTGCTGGTTTCTTTAAAAAATAGTTCGGCGGAAGGCAAAATTGGCGTGGTGGTAGCTGCTCACGGGAATAGCACCGCGACAAGTATGGTAGACGTCGTGAAACAGTTATTAGGGATTGAACAAGTCGCAGCTGTTGACATGTCGTTGGATATGCCCCCGAAAATTGCCTTGGAAAAAATGAAACAAGCTGTATTAACTGTGAATGAAGGTAGTGGTGTGTTGTTATTAGTCGACATGGGCTCGCTGGTCACTTTTAATGCCGAAATCCAACGCGAGACAGGGGTATTTGTGCGAACGATTGATATGGTAACCACGCCGATTGTGTTAGAAGCTGTACGCAAAGCTTCGGTTTTAGGAACCAGTTTAGAAGAATTGTATGAGTCATTAGAAAACTTCCGAGGTTATAGCCGTCTAGAAGAGTTTCCTCATGCCGGGATTCAACCGCATTTACCACGAGGGATTTTAGCGATTTGTGCTTCTGGAGAAGGAACTGCACAACAGATTAAAGAAACGATTCAACGTGCGTTAGCTAAAAAACGCATTGCAGATATTGAAATCTTAACGTTGTCAGTAGTAGATTTAAAAGAAAAAGTGCCACAGATTCAAAAGAAATACGACTTAATTGCCACGACAGGCGTGATTGATCCTAAGCTACCTGTGCCGTTTATTTCTTTAGAAAGTTTTGTTACGCAAGATACCGATGAATTGATTGACCGGTTGTTGACAGGAAACCAATTGTTGGCTGAAACAGTCAGCATGAATCAAGAACAGACCAAACAAGTGTGTATCGAATTTTTAGAAAACAATTATACTTTCTTAAACCCGAAAAAGATGATTGAACCACTCTGGCAATTTACATCAGATATTATGAATAATTGGCATATTGCGAGTGAGGAAAAAGGTTTTCGTATTAATTTCTTATTACATGCGGCAGGAATATTAGAACGTGTGTTGTTAAATCAACCATTATCCACGACAAATGAGGAAGTACATTGGTTGCAAGCAAGTGAAGACTATGAGCAACTGCATGTACATGTTCAATCCTTAGGGCGTACATTAAATTTGATGATTCCTTTAGCAGAAGAATATTATTTATTGGCGATGATTCATCGCCAAACGAAAGAAAAAAATTAA
- a CDS encoding mannose/fructose/sorbose PTS transporter subunit IIB has protein sequence MEIRLARIDDRLIHGQVATTWAKQIGINRIIVVSDEVANDSLRKFLLQEAAPPGIKSNVVTVSRMLDVYDNQLFQEQKVMLLFTNPQDVERLIRGGMKLNSLNIGGMRFTTGKRMITNFVSIDEQDADAFRYLNEQDIELEVRKVPTDRKVNLMELLDKS, from the coding sequence ATGGAGATTCGATTAGCAAGAATCGATGATCGACTAATTCATGGACAAGTAGCGACGACTTGGGCAAAGCAAATCGGAATTAACCGAATTATTGTTGTCAGTGATGAAGTAGCAAATGATTCACTAAGAAAGTTTTTACTGCAAGAAGCGGCGCCGCCAGGTATTAAATCAAATGTTGTAACTGTTTCACGTATGTTAGACGTTTACGACAACCAATTATTTCAAGAGCAAAAAGTCATGTTATTATTTACCAATCCGCAAGACGTAGAACGTTTGATTCGCGGAGGAATGAAATTGAACTCATTAAATATTGGTGGTATGCGCTTTACAACAGGGAAACGAATGATTACAAACTTTGTCTCAATTGATGAGCAAGATGCGGATGCTTTTCGTTACTTGAATGAACAAGACATTGAATTAGAAGTTCGTAAAGTTCCAACGGATCGCAAAGTCAATTTAATGGAATTGTTAGATAAATCGTAA
- a CDS encoding mannose/fructose/sorbose PTS transporter subunit IIA, whose product MVGIILASHGDFAKGILQSGAMIFGEQENVAACVLEPSEGPDDIKAKMQEAVNSFDDQEEVLFLVDLWGGTPFNQANNLLEGHKDKWAIVSGMNLPMVIEAYASRFSMNSAQDIAAAILATARDGVKVKPEELEPEVAAPAQAADDATPKGALPPGTVVGDGKIKYVLARIDSRLLHGQVATAWTKATQPTRIIVVSDAVAKDDLRKRLIEQAAPPGVKANVVPIDKMIEVAKDPRFGSTKALLLFENPNDVVRAVEGGVEIEEVNVGSMAHSTGKVVVNNVLSMGKEDVQAYEKLKGLGVKFDVRKVPNDSRANFDELLNKAKAELK is encoded by the coding sequence ATGGTAGGAATTATCCTAGCAAGTCATGGAGATTTCGCTAAAGGAATTTTACAATCAGGAGCGATGATTTTCGGGGAACAAGAAAATGTTGCTGCTTGTGTGCTAGAACCAAGCGAAGGTCCGGATGATATCAAAGCAAAAATGCAAGAAGCAGTTAATTCATTTGATGACCAAGAAGAAGTACTTTTCTTAGTCGATCTTTGGGGAGGAACACCATTTAACCAAGCCAATAATTTATTAGAAGGCCATAAAGATAAATGGGCAATTGTTTCTGGAATGAATTTACCAATGGTGATTGAAGCATATGCTTCTCGTTTTTCTATGAATTCGGCACAAGATATTGCAGCAGCAATCTTAGCTACTGCTAGAGATGGTGTCAAAGTCAAACCAGAAGAACTAGAACCAGAAGTTGCTGCACCCGCTCAAGCAGCTGATGACGCAACACCAAAAGGAGCACTTCCTCCAGGTACGGTTGTTGGCGATGGCAAAATTAAATATGTGTTAGCTCGTATTGACTCGCGTTTATTACACGGGCAAGTCGCAACTGCTTGGACAAAAGCAACACAACCAACACGTATTATTGTCGTGAGTGATGCAGTTGCTAAAGATGATTTGCGCAAACGTTTGATTGAGCAAGCAGCACCTCCAGGGGTAAAAGCAAATGTCGTACCAATCGACAAAATGATTGAAGTTGCCAAAGATCCACGATTTGGTTCAACAAAAGCGTTATTATTATTTGAAAATCCTAATGATGTTGTTCGTGCGGTTGAAGGCGGCGTAGAAATTGAAGAAGTCAACGTTGGTTCAATGGCACACTCAACAGGAAAAGTAGTAGTAAATAACGTATTATCTATGGGCAAAGAAGATGTTCAAGCTTATGAAAAATTAAAAGGATTAGGCGTGAAATTTGATGTTCGTAAAGTACCAAACGACTCTCGAGCGAATTTCGATGAACTATTAAATAAAGCGAAAGCAGAGTTGAAATAA
- a CDS encoding PTS mannose/fructose/sorbose transporter subunit IIC, translated as MSDLNFIQVILVVAVAFLAGMEGILDEFQFHQPLVACTLIGLVTGNLEAGIMLGGSLQMIALGWANIGAAVAPDAALASVAAAIILVLGGQGAAGIPSAIAIAIPLAVAGLFLTMVVRTLAVPLVHIMDAAAEEGNYRKIEVLQILAICMQGVRIAIPAAALLFIPASVVQSGLESMPAWLTEGMAIGGGMVVAVGYALVINMMANKEVWPFFILGFVVAAITDLTLIGIGAIGVALALIYLNLSKMGGSSTGGGGGNASDPLGDILNDY; from the coding sequence ATGTCAGATTTAAATTTTATCCAAGTGATATTGGTCGTTGCTGTTGCCTTTTTAGCTGGTATGGAAGGAATCTTGGATGAATTTCAATTCCATCAACCATTGGTAGCATGTACATTGATTGGGTTAGTAACAGGGAATTTAGAAGCAGGGATTATGCTAGGTGGTTCATTACAAATGATCGCTCTTGGTTGGGCAAACATTGGTGCAGCCGTAGCACCCGATGCAGCGTTAGCTTCAGTTGCAGCAGCAATTATTTTAGTTTTAGGTGGCCAAGGAGCCGCAGGTATTCCATCTGCGATTGCGATCGCTATTCCTTTAGCTGTAGCTGGTTTATTCTTAACAATGGTTGTTCGTACGTTAGCCGTACCATTAGTTCATATTATGGATGCCGCAGCCGAAGAAGGAAACTATCGCAAAATTGAAGTGTTGCAAATCTTAGCCATTTGTATGCAAGGTGTTCGTATTGCAATTCCAGCAGCTGCTTTACTATTTATTCCAGCGTCTGTTGTACAATCTGGTTTAGAATCAATGCCTGCATGGTTAACAGAAGGTATGGCCATCGGTGGTGGTATGGTTGTAGCCGTGGGTTACGCATTAGTTATTAATATGATGGCAAACAAAGAAGTTTGGCCTTTCTTCATTCTTGGATTTGTTGTAGCTGCCATTACTGATTTGACACTTATCGGAATTGGTGCAATCGGTGTTGCTTTAGCGCTTATCTACTTGAACCTATCTAAAATGGGTGGTTCATCAACAGGTGGAGGCGGAGGAAACGCAAGTGATCCTCTAGGTGACATTCTAAACGATTATTAA
- a CDS encoding PTS system mannose/fructose/sorbose family transporter subunit IID has translation MAEEKIQLTKRDRLAVAWRSTFIQGSWNYERMQNGGFAFSMIPAIKKLYKTKEDRAAALKRHLEFFNTHPYIASPILGVTLALEEERANGAAVDDVAVQGVKVGMMGPLAGIGDPVFWFTVRPMLGALGASLAMGGNILGPIIFFLAWNIIRWAFMWYTQEFGYKAGSAITDDLSGGLLQDVTKGASILGMFVLASLVQRWVNISFVPTVSEVELSPGAYIEWDKVQMTGAGLQSVFGDIAAGKALSNVKVTTLQDNLDQLIPGLAGLLLTFLCMWLLKKKVSPIVIILGLFVVGILGHVIGLL, from the coding sequence ATGGCAGAAGAAAAAATTCAATTAACGAAAAGAGATCGTTTAGCTGTTGCATGGCGTTCAACATTTATCCAAGGTTCTTGGAACTACGAACGTATGCAAAATGGCGGATTCGCCTTTTCAATGATTCCAGCAATTAAAAAATTATATAAAACAAAAGAAGACCGTGCAGCTGCTTTAAAACGCCACTTGGAATTCTTTAATACACATCCATATATCGCATCACCAATTTTAGGTGTAACCTTAGCCTTAGAAGAAGAACGTGCCAATGGAGCAGCCGTTGATGATGTGGCTGTTCAAGGGGTAAAAGTTGGGATGATGGGACCTTTAGCCGGTATCGGTGATCCGGTATTCTGGTTTACTGTACGACCAATGTTAGGTGCATTAGGTGCCTCATTAGCAATGGGTGGTAACATCTTAGGTCCAATTATTTTCTTCTTAGCATGGAATATTATTCGTTGGGCATTCATGTGGTATACACAAGAATTTGGTTACAAAGCAGGTTCTGCAATTACAGATGACTTATCTGGTGGATTATTGCAAGACGTGACAAAAGGTGCGTCTATTTTAGGGATGTTCGTATTGGCTTCCTTAGTACAACGGTGGGTAAATATTAGTTTTGTGCCAACTGTCTCTGAAGTTGAACTTTCACCAGGTGCTTACATTGAGTGGGATAAAGTACAAATGACAGGTGCGGGTTTACAATCTGTCTTTGGAGATATTGCAGCAGGTAAAGCATTGTCAAATGTTAAAGTCACAACATTACAAGATAACTTAGATCAATTGATTCCTGGTTTAGCAGGTCTATTATTGACATTCTTATGTATGTGGTTATTGAAGAAAAAAGTTTCACCAATTGTGATTATCCTTGGTTTATTCGTTGTTGGTATCCTAGGTCACGTGATTGGACTTCTATAA
- a CDS encoding DUF956 family protein — protein MVQSLNTKVDLVIPATAFTGLTDYGKIMIGDKGFEFYNDRDARKFIQIPWEEVDYVVASVLFKGKWIPRYAVQTKRNGTYTFASKQPKVVLRAIREYVDPSRMVHSLSFFDVVKRGVLSIVKKK, from the coding sequence ATGGTTCAATCGTTAAATACAAAAGTTGATTTAGTCATTCCTGCGACGGCATTTACAGGATTAACCGATTACGGAAAGATTATGATTGGAGATAAAGGTTTTGAATTTTATAATGATCGAGATGCTCGAAAGTTCATTCAAATTCCATGGGAAGAAGTGGACTATGTTGTAGCTTCTGTGTTATTTAAAGGGAAATGGATTCCGCGATATGCAGTGCAAACGAAACGAAACGGCACCTATACGTTTGCATCGAAGCAACCAAAAGTCGTATTACGCGCGATAAGAGAATATGTCGATCCTAGTCGAATGGTACATTCTTTAAGCTTCTTTGATGTTGTTAAACGGGGTGTTTTATCGATTGTAAAGAAAAAATAA
- a CDS encoding GlsB/YeaQ/YmgE family stress response membrane protein, whose product MHWLWVLIVGAVIGAIAGSITGEKRGCLFNIIAGIIGSSIGESLFSSWGPRLAGMAIIPSILGAVIFAAVVSFFFGKNK is encoded by the coding sequence ATGCATTGGTTATGGGTACTGATTGTCGGTGCAGTCATCGGCGCAATCGCAGGTTCCATCACAGGAGAAAAACGTGGCTGTTTGTTTAATATTATTGCAGGTATTATTGGTTCTTCAATTGGAGAAAGTTTATTTAGCAGCTGGGGTCCTAGATTAGCTGGCATGGCGATTATCCCGTCTATTTTAGGGGCAGTTATTTTTGCAGCTGTCGTCTCATTTTTCTTTGGAAAAAATAAATAA